Proteins encoded by one window of Musa acuminata AAA Group cultivar baxijiao chromosome BXJ2-9, Cavendish_Baxijiao_AAA, whole genome shotgun sequence:
- the LOC135622405 gene encoding vacuolar protein sorting-associated protein 2 homolog 1 — protein MSFIFGKRKTPAELLRENKRMLDKSIREIERERQGLQTQEKKLIAEIKKTAKQGQMAAVKVMAKDLIRTRHQITKFYALKSQLQGVSLRIQTLKSTQAMGEAMKGVTKAMGQMNRQMNLPALQKIMQEFERQNEKMEMVSEVMGDAIDDALEGDEEEEETEELVNQVLDEIGIDINSELVKAPSTAVAKAEASKKVAQAEAAGSEDGGIDNDLQARLDNLRKM, from the exons ATGAGTTTCATCTTCGGGAAGCGGAAAACCCCGGCAG AGCTGCTGAGGGAGAACAAGAGAATGCTGGATAAATCAATTAGGGAAATCGAAAGGGAGAGGCAAGGGCTGCAAACACAGGAGAAGAAGCTTATTGCGGAGATCAAGAAAACTGCTAAGCAGGGCCAGATG GCAGCAGTGAAGGTCATGGCTAAGGATCTCATTCGAACAAGACACCAGATTACAAAATTTTATGCACTCAAGTCGCAACTCCAAGGTGTATCTCTGAGAATTCAG ACACTGAAATCAACACAAGCAATGGGAGAAGCTATGAAAGGTGTTACAAAGGCTATGGGACAGATGAACAGGCAGATGAACCTCCCTGCATTACAGAAGATAATGCAAGAGTTTGAGCGGCAAAATGAGAAAATGGAAATGGTCAGCGAGGTTATGGGAGATGCCATAGATGATGCTTTGGAAGgagacgaggaagaggaagaaactgAAGAACTTGTGAACCAAGTCCTTGATGAAATTGGAATCGACATTAATTCAGAG CTTGTAAAGGCACCGTCAACTGCAGTGGCTAAAGCCGAGGCATCCAAGAAGGTTGCCCAAGCTGAAGCAGCTGGAAGTGAAG